Proteins encoded together in one Felis catus isolate Fca126 chromosome B3, F.catus_Fca126_mat1.0, whole genome shotgun sequence window:
- the LARP6 gene encoding la-related protein 6 isoform X3, with the protein MSLELNEDHRKVRRTTPVPLFPNENLPSKMLLVYDLYLSPKLWALATPQKNGRVQEKVMEHLLKLFGTFGVISSVRILKPGRELPPDIRRVSSRYSQVGTQECAIVEFEEVEAAIRAHEFMVTESQGRENMKAVLIGMKPPKKKPPKDKNQDEEPTASIHLNKSLNKRVEELQYMGDESSANSSSDPESNPTSPMAGRRHVVTTKLSPAGHQNLFLSPNASPCSSPWSSPLAQRKGVSRKSPLAEEGRLNCSASPEIFRKCTDYSSDSSITPSGSPWVRRRRQAEMGTQEKSPGASPLLSRRMQTADGLPVGVLRLPRGPDNTRGFHGGHERGRACV; encoded by the coding sequence ATGAGCCTCGAGTTGAATGAGGACCACCGGAAGGTGAGGAGGACCACCCCCGTCCCGCTCTTCCCCAATGAGAACCTGCCAAGCAAGATGCTCCTGGTCTACGATCTCTACCTGTCCCCCAAGCTCTGGGCCCTGGCCACGCCCCAGAAGAACGGAAGGGTGCAGGAGAAGGTGATGGAACACCTGCTCAAGCTCTTCGGGACCTTCGGAGTCATCTCGTCAGTGCGGATCCTCAAGCCCGGGAGGGAGCTGCCCCCTGACATCCGGAGGGTCAGCAGCCGGTACAGCCAGGTGGGGACCCAGGAGTGCGCCATCGTGGAGTTCGAGGAGGTGGAGGCGGCCATCAGAGCGCATGAGTTCATGGTCACGGAATCTCAGGGCAGGGAGAACATGAAAGCCGTCCTGATTGGGATGAAGCCACCCAAAAAGAAACCTCCCAAAGACAAGAACCAGGATGAGGAGCCCACCGCGAGCATCCACCTGAACAAGTCCCTAAACAAGAGAGTCGAGGAGCTTCAATACATGGGTGACGAGTCTTCTGCCAACAGCTCCTCCGACCCCGAGAGCAACCCCACGTCCCCCATGGCCGGCCGGCGGCACGTGGTCACCACCAAGCTCAGCCCTGCTGGCCACCAGAATCTCTTCCTGAGCCCCAACGCCTCCCCATGCTCCAGTCCCTGGAGCAGCCCCTTGGCTCAACGCAAAGGCGTTTCCAGAAAATCCCCTCTGGCTGAGGAAGGGAGGCTGAACTGTAGCGCCAGCCCTGAGATCTTTCGCAAGTGCACGGATTATTCCTCCGACAGCAGCATCACTCCCTCCGGCAGCCCCTGGGTTCGGAGGCGCCGCCAGGCCGAGATGGGGACACAGGAGAAGAGCCCCGGGGCGAGTCCCCTGCTGTCTCGGAGGATGCAGACTGCCGATGGGTTACCTGTGGGGGTGCTGAGGTTGCCCAGAGGCCCTGACAACACCAGAGGGTTCCACGGAGGACACGAGAGAGGCAGGGCCTGTGTATAA